A stretch of DNA from Staphylococcus equorum:
ACCGATAATATTTGCTAATATACTACCATCAAGGTCGTTTTTCCAATCATAATTATGTAAAAACGCTCTACCTTGTAAGTTACCGTGCTTTGTTAGCTCACGTTGTCCAATAATAAAGGAGGCATTTTTAGCTAAGCCCCACTCTGGTCTTATCTCGCTCCAATCATTTGATAAGCGATGCGCTTCATTAACAGGGTTTTTCTTCGTTACGTTATTATTTGGTAATTGTTCTAAGCGTTGTTCGTTAGCATAATAACTGACGTTAGGCATTGCTGCTTCGATAGCATCATAAGCTTTTTGTGCCTCTTCTGGTAATTCTGGTACATAAACCCATTCTAATACGTCCACAGAAGTCTGATGTTCTGCAGCTGCGAATACGGTCGTTTCCGGAATTTCAATACCCTCACGTGCTAGCCCCTGTCTCACTTCTGGCAAGTTACATAACTTCGCTAATACTTTGCCATTAAAACCACTTGCTGCACCACCACATGCACCACAATCTAACGAGGCAGCATACGGGTTATTCGCACTTTGACTACCATGACCACACATAACAACTAAGGGTGAAAAATCTGTCGTTAAATCCATTAAGCGTAGTGCTTGGCGTGTATAATTTAACTGCTCATCTTTTGTAAACCCTACAGGCAAACCATCTTCTTTACGATGATGGTGATCAAGTGTCAGTGCTGTATCTTCTGGTTTTTGTAACCAACCTGCATAGAACCTGCGAATCCCATTTCCTACACGATTAGGTATGAAACTACGCGTAAATGTTTGTAGCGTTAACCATGGACCACTGAGTTCTGGTAAGAGTAAACTTGGTAACACATTCTGCTTCATTTTTTTAAAAGTATATGTGACCGATTCAAGTACATGCTTACGTTGTCGGAAAATAGTTGGTTCTTTTTCCTGTGTATACTCTTTAATTTTATGCTGTGGCTTACTCATTACAGGTAAAGATGGATGACTATGTTGATTCCCAAGTTCATTTTTAGCAATCGGCAAACCAAAGAACCCTGCAATACCTATCGTTTCAAAGGGGCCTGCTGCTTCAATTTGTTTACGAAATGGCTCAGAACGCACATCTATACAAAATGCCATTTGTGCGAGTGGCGTGTCATTCTCTAACAACGCTTGCTTCTCAGGCGCAACAATCTTTCTTAATTGCTGATTATATGTTGCTTCCCACGCCTCTAACAATAATTTACGACGTAATTGATCATTAAACTGAGCGGCAAACAATACATGTTGTTGTTGTTCTTGCGTTGTTAATTTGTCCCATTGTTCTGCCGTAAAACCACCCCATTGCATCCATGACAAAATGCAATCCGTTAATGAAATAGATTGATTCGCTGACGTGTCATTTGTCGATATGTCTGATAAATATGGTTCCATGATTACCCACTCTATCCCTAAGCGAATCGCAATGTAATCTAATAACAATGACTCCATTTTACTATTATTGTCGTGTTGCCATAGCATCATACCTGCCCAACCTGGTAATGATAATAAATGATTCTCTAAATAATTTTGTGTATCTTCCTCAGCAATACCTAATTTTAACAATGTTGTTCTAATTAATGATTCAGCATCATCAGGTAAAGTCTTCAATCGAGCACGTTGGTGTTTCGTTAACGCTAGATCATATTGGACTAAACGTCTCCATGAATAGAATAATCCTTTGTCACGATGAGGCATTGTCCACCCTGATTGTGCATCATCAACAAATAACTTACACCATTTAATAACGTGATAATCCACTGTATCGATTAATTTTTTATTATTTTCATCCATTACATATGTAGACAATAACGACGTTGAGCTTTTGACATCACTTGATAAATCTACATCCTCTAACTGTTGAGCCAATGCATCAACTTGCTCTTGTACATGCTGATTAGATTTTAAAGGATGTAATTTTAAAGCATTACGTCCATATTTCACTGCACTTTCTCTTGGGATTGCTAACGACGCTTGCTCCAACCACTTTTGGAATCGTTCCTCTATCTTACAGTCGTCTATTTCGCCCTGTTTCTTAGCTTCTAATATACTTGCTATCGCAGGGTAAATATCTACTTCTCGCACTTGTTTAAGCCAATGTGCAACTTCATCAAACGTTTTATCCTCTAACCCAGACCACGGACTTCTTGCCGCAAACACTGAAATGGGTGATAACGGGACAATAACCTTACTTGCAGCATCAATTAATTTTCGAATATCATTATGATTGTTTTGTGAAACATAATCTGTCTCTCTATTTGTTTCCCCCACTTTAGTGTCCTCCTTTTGTTAAATATGTTTTAAGGTAGTTTGGATGACGTTCTACAGTCTCAGCTTTTGCATCCCCGATACGTACAAGCCACATATATAATATTGAAAATGCAACCGATGAACGATTACGCGCGACCCACGTACTCATTAAACTACCAAGCAAGAGCACTAAAGCTACAATTACAACGACAAGCATAGGTGGTTGAACACTATTGAAAGTCATCGTATGTAAGGCGCTAGCGAAGAAGTGATGAACGATAAAGTATACTGCACCAACGACGATGAGTATCAATAAGCCCATGATACGTCCGAATTTCCCTTCTCCAAATGCCACAAGTTGTGTCCATGATACAGATAATGACCAAGCTAAGATGAGTCCACTCACTAAGCGGTAGCCTTCTCCTGGTGATGTAAGCCAAAAACCTAAACCAATCGCCAAAGCTAATATACGTCCTGACACAATCCATAAGTATGACATTCTCTCACTTGCACGACTTGGTACATTAAAGTGACGCACTGCTGAACCAGAACGTAAGAAGAGCGTTGCTTTAAATAGACCATGTAAAATCAAATGGATAATCGCAGGAATGTATGCACCCATTGCACACTGGATTAACATAAAGCCCATTTGTCCAATTGTTGATCCTACTAAAAGTCGTTTATAGTCTACATGCACTAAACTTATACCTGCACCAATCAGTACAGAAATACTCGCAAACAATAACAACACAAATGTTGCAATGTCACCATTAAATATCGGTGAAAATCTTGCTAATATGACGCCACCCGCATTAACGATACCTGCATGCATAATAGCCGACACTGGTGTTGGCGCTGCAACTGATTCTATCAACCATCTTTGAAATGGAAATTGTGCAGCTGGTACCATAACCGCTAATATAATGAGCATATTAATACCAAAACTTTCCCACGCATTAATTTGAGCTAAATTTGAAGCTGTGAAAATTGAGGTGTATCGCCATTCACCAGTTAGTAATGTCATCCACACTACTGCCAACAATAATGCTATCCAACTTAACAAAAACAATTTACCAGTTACTTTTGCAGCAGCTCTCGTCACTTTCCAAGCGCTTGTTAAGCTGATTAATAGCGTTAAACCAAGTAACGTTATGCCCCAACTGACAACCATAATACGCAAATCACCTGTTAACCAAGCCATGGCGGCAAAACTAGTCGTAATTGTAAATAAAGTGAAGTACTTTCTATAACTTCGATCGCCCATTAGATACTGTACACAATAACGTTGAATGATTAAGCCTATGACTAAAACGAAAAAGGCCATTAACCACGCTAGAAAATCTGAATACCAAAACCCTACTTCTATATTTTTCGGTGCGCCTATAAGTCCGATAAATGCTACAAGCGGCGGTAATGCCACTAAGAATATATGTATACGCACATACGCCAATGGTATGCGTGAATTTAAAAACATTATGCCACTCAATACAGAAACAATGACAGTGATAAAAAATATAATTAACAGTATTGATACATTAAGCGATGTGAGCATATTAGATTCTCCTTTCTTTTTACATTACTTTTAGCGTTACAAGATTAAACTACTTTCATTTATAACTTGTTATGTCCAGTTATTTTTCCATTAAAAAAAGCCGACAATATACAATAAACCACGTATGATTTATTACAATTGTCGGCTTCATTACAACGCACTTTTTAAAGAAGTGATTTGCTTTGCTACCTTATATGTATGAATGTTTATGAATTTTATACTCTAAAATATTACATTTAATCTTATATGACGGATGATTTTAACTTTTCAACACTATTCGTACACTTTTTCAATTTGCCAATAATATTATTAACAACTTGCTAAAGCTTTAACATCGTGAAAAAAGCAGTATTCAACGACTATTTTTATTTAATATTACAAACATATACTTATTATTCGTGATTGTCAAGAAACACAAACTTCATTCAAATCTGTACCTCCTATTGTAAAAGTGCAAAATATAACAACTAGTTGTTCGAGAAATGAGTGAAATGTAAATGAAGCATGTTAAAATGAGTAACAAAAGTTGGGAGGCGTAGATTTGGAAAATAGGTTAAATTATAATTCTTATGGTTTTAGATTTAAAGGAGATTATCAAGATAAAGTTGCTGGATTAAATGCAATGGGTTTTGAACTTCAACAAAGCCAAGAATACAAATGGCATGGTTTAAATCGTGGAGAAAATGATGTATTTATCTTTCAGTATACGACAAATGGCTATGGCATTATTCAAATAGAAGATAAAACTTTTAATTTAGAAAAAGGAGAAGCTTTTTTTGTCAAAGTTCCAAGTAACCATTGCTATTATCTACCTCATAATTCAAATGAATGGGAATTTCTCTATTTCACAATTTATGGCGATGAAGTCAGTAGATTATTTAATATAATTGTAAATACATACGGAAATATATTCAAATTACCTTTACACTCAAAACCAATTAAACATATTATAGAAACTTTAGAAAAAGTGGATACTATCGGAATCAACCATGGTTACGACGCTTCTTCTTGCGCCTACGCCTTTATTATGAAGTGCTTAGAGTATTTTGAATACGGCTATCAACACTCTGATGATTTCCCTCTATCTATTACAAAAGCGATTAACTTCATTGAAAAACATTATCAAGAAGACATAAGTCTAGATGATATTGTTAAAGTGTCTAATTTATCTAAATATCATTTCACCCGCCAATTTAAAAAGTCTATAAAAGAAACCCCCATTAATTTTTTAGCAAAAACTAGAATAAACAAATCACTTATTTTATTAACCTCAGATGATAAGAACATTGAATACATCGCACAAGAAGTGGGCTACACTTCTAGTAATTATTTTAGTAAAGTATTTAAAAAGTTTATCGGGACAACTCCAAATAATTACAGAAAAACCATCAATATAATGCCTGTAGATAAAGTTTTCACCGATTGACAAAGAGCAATATATTACTCTTTTTAAAAATATTTACGCTTGTTTATCCTCTAGTTAATGACTAACCTAAAAGTAAGCTATAGCGATTCAAGTATTTTATTTCCATAAAATAAATTCAGTTGTTTAAGTTTTATTTTCCAACTGTCAGGAGGAGTAAATATTGAAAAAGATTACATTTTTAGGTGCAGGAAGTACTGTTTTTGCAAAGAATGTACTAGGCGATTGTATGACTGTGGATGCTTTGCAAGATTTTGAATTCGCATTATTTGATATAGATAAAGAGCGTTTAAAAGATTCAGAAATGATGTTGAATAACTTGAAACAAAACATGAATTCTACCATTACAATTAAAGCATATCAAAATCGTAAAGCAGCATTGAGTAGAGCAAAATATGTCATAAATGCAATACAGGTTGGTGGCTATGATCCGGCTACAATTACTGATTTTGAAGTACCAAAAAATTATGGATTACGACAAACAATTGCCGACACACTTGGCATTGGTGGCATTTTTCGTAATTTGAGAACTATTCCCGTAATGCAAGATTTTGCCAACGATATAAAAGAAGTTTGTCCCGAAGCTTGGTTTTTAAATTATACAAACCCCATGGCTGTTTTAACAAATATTATGTTGAAAGAAGGCATTAAGACAGTGGGCCTATGTCATAGTGTGCAAGTATGTGCTAGTGAATTACTTGAGTCTTTGGAATTACCAAAAGATAACATACAGTGGAAAATCGCTGGAATCAATCATATGGCTTGGCTATTAGAAATTAAACGTAACGAAAAAGATCTTTATCCAGAAATTAAAAAGCGAGCTAAAGAAAAACAAAAAACAACTCACGACGACATGATTCGGTTTGAATTACTGGATAAATTTGGCTATTACGTCACAGAATCGTCTGAACATAATGCCGAATACCATCCATACTTTATCAAAAGCCAGTATCCGGAATTAATAGCTAATTACAATATTCCATTAGATGAATATCCACGACGTTGTGTTAAACAAATAGATGATTGGAAACAAATGCGCGATGATATTGTTAATGATCAAAACCTTTCACATGAACGATCTCATGAATACGGTT
This window harbors:
- a CDS encoding NADH dehydrogenase subunit 5, whose product is MLTSLNVSILLIIFFITVIVSVLSGIMFLNSRIPLAYVRIHIFLVALPPLVAFIGLIGAPKNIEVGFWYSDFLAWLMAFFVLVIGLIIQRYCVQYLMGDRSYRKYFTLFTITTSFAAMAWLTGDLRIMVVSWGITLLGLTLLISLTSAWKVTRAAAKVTGKLFLLSWIALLLAVVWMTLLTGEWRYTSIFTASNLAQINAWESFGINMLIILAVMVPAAQFPFQRWLIESVAAPTPVSAIMHAGIVNAGGVILARFSPIFNGDIATFVLLLFASISVLIGAGISLVHVDYKRLLVGSTIGQMGFMLIQCAMGAYIPAIIHLILHGLFKATLFLRSGSAVRHFNVPSRASERMSYLWIVSGRILALAIGLGFWLTSPGEGYRLVSGLILAWSLSVSWTQLVAFGEGKFGRIMGLLILIVVGAVYFIVHHFFASALHTMTFNSVQPPMLVVVIVALVLLLGSLMSTWVARNRSSVAFSILYMWLVRIGDAKAETVERHPNYLKTYLTKGGH
- a CDS encoding alpha-glucosidase/alpha-galactosidase, with product MKKITFLGAGSTVFAKNVLGDCMTVDALQDFEFALFDIDKERLKDSEMMLNNLKQNMNSTITIKAYQNRKAALSRAKYVINAIQVGGYDPATITDFEVPKNYGLRQTIADTLGIGGIFRNLRTIPVMQDFANDIKEVCPEAWFLNYTNPMAVLTNIMLKEGIKTVGLCHSVQVCASELLESLELPKDNIQWKIAGINHMAWLLEIKRNEKDLYPEIKKRAKEKQKTTHDDMIRFELLDKFGYYVTESSEHNAEYHPYFIKSQYPELIANYNIPLDEYPRRCVKQIDDWKQMRDDIVNDQNLSHERSHEYGSYIIEAMETNKPFKIGGNVLNTGGLINNLPENAVVEVPCLVDANGVSPTYVGDLPEQLAALNRTNINTQLLTIEAALTKSKSKIYQAAMLDPHTAAELSINDIISLCDDLIEAHGNWLPEYN
- a CDS encoding AraC family transcriptional regulator, whose translation is MENRLNYNSYGFRFKGDYQDKVAGLNAMGFELQQSQEYKWHGLNRGENDVFIFQYTTNGYGIIQIEDKTFNLEKGEAFFVKVPSNHCYYLPHNSNEWEFLYFTIYGDEVSRLFNIIVNTYGNIFKLPLHSKPIKHIIETLEKVDTIGINHGYDASSCAYAFIMKCLEYFEYGYQHSDDFPLSITKAINFIEKHYQEDISLDDIVKVSNLSKYHFTRQFKKSIKETPINFLAKTRINKSLILLTSDDKNIEYIAQEVGYTSSNYFSKVFKKFIGTTPNNYRKTINIMPVDKVFTD
- a CDS encoding DUF2309 domain-containing protein; this encodes MGETNRETDYVSQNNHNDIRKLIDAASKVIVPLSPISVFAARSPWSGLEDKTFDEVAHWLKQVREVDIYPAIASILEAKKQGEIDDCKIEERFQKWLEQASLAIPRESAVKYGRNALKLHPLKSNQHVQEQVDALAQQLEDVDLSSDVKSSTSLLSTYVMDENNKKLIDTVDYHVIKWCKLFVDDAQSGWTMPHRDKGLFYSWRRLVQYDLALTKHQRARLKTLPDDAESLIRTTLLKLGIAEEDTQNYLENHLLSLPGWAGMMLWQHDNNSKMESLLLDYIAIRLGIEWVIMEPYLSDISTNDTSANQSISLTDCILSWMQWGGFTAEQWDKLTTQEQQQHVLFAAQFNDQLRRKLLLEAWEATYNQQLRKIVAPEKQALLENDTPLAQMAFCIDVRSEPFRKQIEAAGPFETIGIAGFFGLPIAKNELGNQHSHPSLPVMSKPQHKIKEYTQEKEPTIFRQRKHVLESVTYTFKKMKQNVLPSLLLPELSGPWLTLQTFTRSFIPNRVGNGIRRFYAGWLQKPEDTALTLDHHHRKEDGLPVGFTKDEQLNYTRQALRLMDLTTDFSPLVVMCGHGSQSANNPYAASLDCGACGGAASGFNGKVLAKLCNLPEVRQGLAREGIEIPETTVFAAAEHQTSVDVLEWVYVPELPEEAQKAYDAIEAAMPNVSYYANEQRLEQLPNNNVTKKNPVNEAHRLSNDWSEIRPEWGLAKNASFIIGQRELTKHGNLQGRAFLHNYDWKNDLDGSILANIIGGPAVVAQWINLQYYASTVAPHYYGSGSKTTQTVTAGIGVMQGNASDLLTGLPWQSVMSSDDKMYHSPIRLLVVIQAPEDFVKERLEADKAFQQKVQNGWVRLATIDEDGQWHDWSTDY